The following are encoded together in the Drosophila takahashii strain IR98-3 E-12201 chromosome X, DtakHiC1v2, whole genome shotgun sequence genome:
- the LOC138913889 gene encoding uncharacterized protein has translation MITNLFLIHWSHNNRKTERESKPRNCGSNFERSKSVFQIICKYICYFRITVRGLDALVRETELPAAIAKQYGIDARKVKIRSIRPSFSGTQTAVFSLPVPQGKMVTSHRQIRIGWSLCRIRELGGPPRCFKCLELGHIAIRCKSPIDRSGNCFKCGEPGHMAAGCSKEPRCLTCATAGIKDTTHQTGSKKCPSGCSGASTTSTSCN, from the exons ATGATCACGAACCTCTTCCTCATCCACTGGTCGCACAACAACAGGAAGACCGAAAGAGAGTCCAAACCTAGAAATTGTGGCTCGAACTTCGAACGGAGTAAATCAGTTTTCCAGATCATCTGCAAATACATCTGCTATTTCAGAATCACT GTCAGAGGTCTCGACGCGCTGGTGAGGGAGACGGAGCTTCCAGCTGCAATCGCTAAGCAGTATGGAATAGATGCGAGAAAGGTGAAGATTCGCAGTATCCGCCCTAGCTTTTCTGGTACACAGACGGCCGTGTTCAGCCTGCCAGTTCCTCAAGGAAAAATGGTCACGAGTCACAGGCAGATCAGGATCGGCTGGTCCTTATGCCGGATCCGGGAGTTGGGCGGTCCACCGCGGTGCTTCAAGTGTCTGGAGCTAGGCCACATCGCGATCAGATGCAAGAGCCCTATCGACAGGAGCGGGAACTGCTTCAAGTGCGGTGAGCCGGGCCACATGGCCGCAGGCTGCTCCAAGGAACCGCGGTGCCTCACCTGCGCCACAGCGGGCATAAAGGACACGACGCACCAGACAGGCAGCAAAAAATGCCCTTCCGGTTGCAGTGGTGCCAGCACAACATCGACTTCATGCAACTGA